In Candidatus Cohnella colombiensis, one DNA window encodes the following:
- a CDS encoding dynamin family protein, with amino-acid sequence MRTSAVEAPMKEQHNVLDAYKVTLARMSGLTAEQGDRTQAMKFGELESKLDQGRLTVAFCGHFSAGKSTLVNALCGAQLLPSSPIPTSANVVTIMNGEPAAEMVFHHREGQASPVRQIAVDDLHHFAVDGEGVAAIQVSYPIPLLGDGMAIVDTPGVDSTDGAHRAATESALHLADVVCYVTDYNHVQSEVNFRFLRSLTRWGKPTYLIVNQIDKHREEQLKFADFQSSLEQALVSWDIDVAATIYLSLREKEHPLSQWGELQQLLQSLQALNVPLMTRSAERSALYLAEQFRETLHQRNEQRRDAILERLGEEEASTIRVKHEQLVAQLTDADNAGIASRERLRVELDRLLSNANITPSDTRDKAQKVLEAMQSSFKVGWLSNAAKTEAERERRLQELAADFNSQITAHLTGHIQELLRKEAKASIDAEGTIRAKVEEQRLEQSLEQAFDLVTADWLKMNVKTGAGAEGQATLHYASEISNGLKALYRKIALQWFDQLEAGRKSEREGYIVTLRDQLAQLEQRVEAAKELELLEQEEFDAEASLVALLPERDVESVLKLPTTAKLDVDEFSQAKLSTQVVTEGDSQKLKSDVPAVAAGKDTSASLGASQEAASLLDQAATILEQLSALHSMAESLKIKAERFKQKRFTIALFGAFSAGKSSFANALVGQSVLPVSPNPTTAAINRILAPIGDEKSGTARITMKSRDAFLADVSHSLRRLGFEQSDILGCGQDLMKLLALQDQRSADEVHPRGRPHLAFLKAALKGWTEYGSMLGQQFVVEEAEYRRYAAEELASCFVAEIDLYIDCPLTRSGAVLVDTPGADSINARHTGVAFEYIKNADAVLFVTYYNHAFTEADREFLNQLGSVKDVFELDKMFFIINASDLASSHEELLAVQQHVGTQLQKHGIRNPRLYPVSSLLGLQAKQQEDQAAIEAAGMSAFEQAFSIFADEELGGLAVAAAHKELKHIDHLLESWLQSANADAASREAKAARLQAKAKQWAERSQLLPSAAVQPLLQEVNEQQYHLRQRVKFRFNEHFNTAFHPSVLQDDGRDLKKLLVACHADLERSIGEDILQELRAAGLRLEGTMNQMLSHMISGWIEGESSALEGFSPEMEQRASLEMPLLSPFEDGVKANSKLLWSSFRSPKHFFEKEGKASLKDQLEVSLYQRLDVQLAEMKDAWRETAASTLQQSLTSASHALAEQLSTFAVSLSEALLKPGDELKLAKLKAEWANVVK; translated from the coding sequence TTGAGAACGAGTGCAGTAGAAGCTCCAATGAAGGAGCAGCATAACGTGTTGGATGCATATAAGGTAACTTTAGCTCGCATGTCTGGGCTTACAGCTGAGCAAGGAGATCGCACGCAAGCGATGAAATTCGGTGAGCTTGAAAGCAAGCTGGATCAGGGTCGGTTGACAGTTGCGTTCTGTGGACATTTTTCAGCAGGGAAATCTACTTTAGTGAATGCGCTTTGCGGGGCGCAATTATTGCCATCCTCACCGATCCCAACAAGTGCGAACGTAGTCACGATTATGAACGGTGAACCTGCAGCCGAGATGGTGTTTCATCATCGCGAAGGTCAAGCTTCGCCAGTTCGTCAAATTGCGGTAGACGATTTGCATCACTTCGCCGTTGATGGAGAAGGCGTTGCTGCCATACAAGTGAGCTATCCTATTCCTCTCTTAGGCGACGGGATGGCAATTGTCGATACACCTGGGGTCGATTCAACAGATGGAGCGCATCGAGCGGCTACTGAATCCGCATTGCATCTTGCGGATGTTGTTTGCTATGTGACCGATTATAATCACGTGCAATCTGAAGTGAATTTCCGCTTTTTGCGGAGCTTGACCCGTTGGGGGAAGCCGACGTATTTGATCGTGAATCAGATTGATAAGCACCGTGAGGAGCAGTTAAAGTTTGCAGATTTTCAATCGAGCTTGGAGCAGGCTTTGGTTAGTTGGGATATCGATGTCGCTGCAACAATATACCTCTCGCTCAGAGAGAAGGAGCACCCGTTGTCACAGTGGGGCGAGCTGCAGCAATTACTGCAGTCGTTACAGGCGCTTAACGTACCCTTGATGACTAGAAGTGCGGAGCGTTCTGCACTTTATCTTGCAGAGCAATTCCGTGAAACTTTGCATCAACGAAATGAGCAGAGACGGGATGCGATCTTAGAGCGGTTGGGTGAAGAAGAAGCTTCTACAATTCGTGTAAAGCATGAGCAGTTGGTCGCACAACTGACCGATGCTGATAATGCAGGTATTGCAAGTCGCGAGCGATTGCGCGTTGAGCTTGATCGGTTGCTTTCCAATGCGAATATTACACCATCAGATACACGAGATAAAGCGCAAAAAGTGCTTGAAGCGATGCAGTCTTCTTTTAAAGTCGGATGGTTGTCGAATGCAGCGAAAACGGAGGCTGAACGTGAGCGGAGATTGCAGGAGCTTGCAGCGGACTTTAACAGTCAGATTACTGCTCATCTCACTGGACATATACAGGAATTGCTGCGCAAAGAAGCGAAGGCCTCTATAGATGCAGAAGGTACAATCCGTGCGAAAGTTGAGGAGCAACGGCTTGAGCAATCGTTAGAGCAAGCATTTGATCTGGTCACAGCAGACTGGTTGAAGATGAATGTCAAGACTGGAGCAGGTGCAGAGGGGCAAGCAACGCTGCATTACGCGTCAGAGATTAGCAATGGTTTGAAGGCTTTGTATCGTAAAATCGCGTTGCAGTGGTTCGATCAGCTTGAGGCGGGTCGTAAGTCTGAGCGAGAGGGATACATCGTTACGTTACGTGATCAATTGGCGCAGCTAGAACAACGAGTCGAAGCGGCGAAGGAGTTAGAGCTTCTAGAGCAAGAGGAGTTCGATGCTGAAGCTAGCTTAGTGGCGTTGTTGCCTGAGCGTGATGTCGAAAGCGTACTTAAGCTGCCAACAACTGCGAAGCTTGATGTGGATGAGTTTTCCCAAGCGAAGTTGTCTACGCAGGTGGTTACAGAAGGCGATAGCCAAAAGCTCAAGAGCGATGTCCCGGCTGTTGCAGCGGGAAAAGATACTTCAGCATCTTTAGGCGCATCTCAAGAAGCGGCGAGCCTGCTTGACCAAGCTGCAACGATTCTTGAGCAATTATCTGCGCTTCATTCGATGGCTGAGAGCCTAAAGATCAAGGCAGAGCGGTTTAAACAAAAGCGATTCACGATCGCTTTGTTTGGTGCGTTCAGTGCAGGGAAATCGTCGTTCGCTAACGCTCTTGTAGGTCAATCAGTGCTGCCTGTATCTCCTAATCCGACCACAGCAGCAATTAACCGAATTCTCGCCCCTATCGGCGATGAAAAAAGCGGTACTGCGCGTATTACGATGAAATCGCGTGATGCGTTTCTCGCTGACGTATCCCACTCGCTCAGACGACTTGGCTTTGAGCAAAGCGACATCCTCGGCTGTGGGCAAGATCTGATGAAGCTATTGGCGCTTCAGGATCAGCGTTCTGCTGACGAAGTGCATCCTCGTGGCCGTCCTCATCTCGCATTTTTAAAAGCAGCCTTGAAGGGTTGGACCGAATACGGCTCCATGCTTGGGCAGCAATTCGTCGTGGAAGAGGCGGAGTACCGTCGCTATGCGGCTGAGGAGCTCGCTTCTTGCTTCGTTGCGGAAATTGACCTCTACATCGATTGTCCACTTACACGAAGCGGTGCAGTGCTTGTAGACACACCGGGAGCGGATTCCATTAATGCTCGCCATACAGGGGTAGCATTCGAATACATTAAAAACGCAGACGCTGTTCTTTTTGTAACTTATTATAATCATGCTTTTACCGAAGCGGATCGCGAGTTTTTGAATCAATTAGGCAGCGTGAAAGACGTTTTCGAGCTGGATAAAATGTTTTTCATCATTAATGCTTCAGATTTAGCATCCTCACATGAAGAGTTATTAGCGGTACAGCAGCATGTGGGGACACAATTACAGAAGCATGGCATACGAAATCCAAGGCTTTATCCGGTATCGAGTCTGCTTGGGCTGCAAGCGAAGCAACAGGAAGATCAAGCTGCAATTGAAGCAGCAGGTATGTCGGCATTCGAGCAGGCGTTTAGCATATTCGCTGACGAAGAGCTCGGAGGGTTAGCTGTTGCAGCTGCACATAAGGAATTGAAGCACATCGATCATTTGCTCGAAAGCTGGCTCCAATCCGCGAATGCGGATGCAGCATCGCGAGAAGCGAAAGCGGCACGCCTGCAAGCGAAAGCAAAACAGTGGGCTGAACGCAGCCAATTATTGCCTAGTGCTGCCGTACAGCCGTTACTACAGGAAGTTAATGAACAGCAATATCATCTTCGTCAACGTGTTAAATTTCGGTTCAACGAGCATTTCAACACGGCCTTTCATCCTTCTGTCCTCCAAGATGATGGGCGTGATCTGAAAAAGCTGCTTGTGGCGTGTCATGCGGACCTTGAACGTTCGATCGGTGAAGATATTTTGCAGGAGCTTCGCGCAGCTGGCTTGCGTCTAGAAGGAACAATGAATCAGATGCTGAGTCATATGATTTCAGGGTGGATTGAAGGGGAGAGTTCTGCACTTGAGGGCTTCTCACCTGAGATGGAACAGCGTGCGAGCTTAGAGATGCCATTATTATCACCATTCGAAGATGGTGTTAAAGCGAACAGTAAGCTGTTGTGGAGTTCTTTTCGCTCGCCTAAGCATTTCTTCGAAAAGGAAGGAAAAGCTTCACTGAAAGATCAGCTAGAGGTATCGTTATATCAACGACTTGATGTACAGCTGGCAGAGATGAAGGATGCATGGAGAGAAACTGCTGCTAGCACGCTACAACAATCCCTAACAAGCGCATCTCATGCACTTGCAGAGCAACTCTCAACATTTGCTGTAAGCTTGAGCGAAGCACTGTTGAAGCCAGGCGATGAATTGAAGCTTGCGAAGTTAAAAGCGGAGTGGGCGAATGTTGTGAAATGA